The window GCTCCTGCCACTGTCGAGTCTGGAAGCACGCACTACCTCGCCGCCGCACAAGACCTATCCTCTTCAGCGACCGCGCCCCTGCAGCTTGTCGTGCTCAAATCCTTTGCCCCGGCTGAGCGTTCCATCAACCACATCGATCGCATGATCCTCTCTGTCGGCGCTCTCGCTCTTCTCTGCGGCGCCGCGCTGATGATCGTCCTTTCGCGCATCCTCACCAGGCCCCTCGAACAGCTCTCTCGCAGCGTACGCGCCTTTGCGATCGGCAATGGCAACTATCGCATACCCCGTTACGGCACCCGCGAAGTCCGCCAGCTGAGCACAGCCTTCTCCGCAATGCGCCACGAGATCCAGGATGCAAACCAGGCCCGTCTTGAGGCCGAACGTCTCGCCACCATTGGCCGCATGGCCAGCTCTATCTCCCACGACTTCCGCCACTACCTCGCCTCGATCTATGCCAACGCGGAGTTCCTGCTCACCAGCCGTATCTCCGAGCCGGAGCGCGCCGAGATTTTCGACGAAATTCGCATCGCTGTTCTCGGAGCCACAGAGATGATCGAATCGCTGCTCATCTTCAGCCGCACCGGGCAGAAGATCTCGCGCTCTTCCGAATCCGTCTCCAAAATCCTGGAACAGGCGATCGCTCTTGTCCGCGCGCATCCTGACTCAGATGGCGTCCGCATCGTGTCTCGCAGCGACGATGCGACACAAACCTACGCCATGATCGACGGCAAACAGATCGAACGCGGGATCTTCAATCTGCTGCTGAACGCCTGCCAGTCCACACGCCTCAACGGCGAGACACCCACAGTGACCGTTATTCTGCAGGCCGAAGAGACACAGGTTATCCTTAGAATCGCTGACAACGGTGAAGGCGTGCCGGAAAGCATTCGCGGCAATCTCTTTGAACCCTTCGTCAGCGTCGGTAAACACAAGGGCACCGGCCTCGGCCTCACCCTCACTGCCTGCATCGCCGCCGAGCACGGAGGCGATATCGTCCTCCTCAGCAGCCGTCCCGGCGAGACAGTCTTTCAGATGCGCATAGCTCGCGATCCGCAGCTGTCTTCTGCCGATGTTTCTTCAGACACAGAACAACACGAGCGGATGATGTCCCATGAGACAACATGAATCCACGCAGAGAGTATCTGACACCAGATATCTCCCTCTTCTTTGTCACCCAGGGCCATGGCTCCTTGCGATGATGCTGGCAGCTTTCTCATACACACTCTCCGCGCAGGCTCCGGCACAGGATCCTCCCCGGCCCGATCTCTCCACACAGATTGAGAACCTGACAAGAATTCTTGAGGTTACCCAGGCACAGCTTGAAGAGTCGCAGCGCCAGTTGAACGCAGTCCGCGAGCAACTATCTGCCCTGCGGAAGCAGATGTCGCAACAGGAACCGGCCTCGCCTTCCGTTCCAACCATGAGCGGCCCCGTCGCGGAACTTGCCGCTGGAACAAGCGTGGCTGCGGACTCATCCTCCTCGTCCAGTTCTACCGACGTAGCTATCAACGAACTTCGTGAGCGCCAAGCGCTCCAGGAATCGCAGATCGCCACCCACGAGCAGGCAAAGGTCGAAAGCGCATCGAAATACCCGGTCAAGATTACCGGCCTCGTGCTCTTCAATGGCTTCGTCAACACCAGCCAGGTTGACGTCTCGGCTACGCCCACCGTTGCCGTCGGCGGAGCAGGCAGCACCGGGGCCACAATCAAGCAGACTATCCTGGGCTTCGACGCTCGCGGACCGCACATCTTCGGTGCCTCCAGCTTCGCTGATCTGCGCGTCGATTTCTCCGGAAGCTCACAATCAAGCATCAGCCCCGGGAGCTTTGCCGGGCTCTATTCCGGCAATTCCGCTCTGCTCCGCCTCCGCACCGCACACGCCGCTTTGCAGTGGTCCAACACTGAGGCATTCTTCGCCTTAGATCGCCCAATAGTAAGCCCCGATTCGCCAACGTCTCTCGCTGCCGTCGCCGAGCCGGCGCTGGCCTGGTCGGGCAACCTCTGGACCTGGAATCCACAGATCGGCCTCACCCGCGACATTCCCTTCGGAACATCGCAGGGACTGCGTCTACAGGCCGCGCTGATCGACGTATCCGATCCTCCAACAACTCCCATCATCCCCTCCTCTACATCCGCCAGCAGCACGCCCCCGGGCACGGCGGAGCAGAGCCGTTGGCCGGGTGTCGAAACGCGTATCGCTCTCTTCCGCTCCGGCACGGCGGAAAAGGAAAATCATTTTGGCCTCGGGGGCTACTACGCTCCGCACCGGTTTGCTTACGGAAAGGACTTCGACAGCTGGGCCGCAACAGTCGATACCAACCTGCATCTTCCCGCCGGCCTTGAGTTCACCAGCAGCGCCTACCGCGGCCTCGCCCTTGGAGGACTCGGCGGCGGAGCCTACAAGGACATCGCGTACTATATCGATTCAAACTTCGACTTCTACATCCATCCGCTCGATAGTGTCGGAGGATGGGCTCAGCTCAAGGAACGGATCAACAACCGCCTTGAGTTCAATGCCGCCTTCGGCACAGATATGATCTTCGCGCGCCAACTGCGCCGTTATGCTCTCTCCACTGGAAGCATCTACCAGAACCTCGATGCCACTCGGACATTCACTGGCAATTTCATCTATAGTCCGACCGCATCGCTGCTCTTCTCCGTCGAATACAGACGACTTGAGAGTTCGCCCGTCTCCGGCACTACAGCCACCAGCAATATCTTTGGCATTGCCGCTGGATACAAATTCTGAGGTGATACAACTCTGATGGAAAGCCGGGTATAAGTTCGGATGAATAACGCACGATATTTGCGATACGCACGATCTTTGTGCTGGTTTCTGTGCGCTTCGCTGTGTCCTGCCACTGCGATGGAGGCCCACTCACGCCCGGCAGGCGAACAGGGCGCTGAGATACGTCTCCATCTGACCTGGCCGCATACGACCGTCCACCACGCTGTCCCTGCGGTCCTCTGGCTCGAGCCACTTGCGGGAACCCCAGCCGTTCCCTTCATCTCCAGCGAACACTACACTCTGGCGCAGAAGAATCGCATGTTTCTTCCACACCTGCTCGTGGTGCCGGTAGGAGCAGTGGTCCAATTCCCCAACAAGGACCCTTTCTTTCACAATGTCTTCTCGCTTTTTGACGGAAAGCGCTTCGACCTCGGCCTTTATGAAGCTGGCTCCAGCAAGTCCGTCAACTTCTCACGTGAAGGCGTCTCCTACATCTTCTGCAACATTCATCCGGAGATGAGCGCCGTTGTTGTCGCGCTCTCCAACTCGCTCTACGCCGTCGCAGACCACAACGATACCTTCTTGCTCACCGGCATCCCTTCGGGCGACTACAGGCTGCATCTTTGGATCGAAGGTATCCGCCTCTCGGCCCTGGACGCGCTGAGCCGACCCGTGCATATTACCACGGGTATCGTGGACCTCGGTGAGCTCAACATCCCAGTAAGCTCACCACAGGAAAAGGGTCATACCAACAAGTTCGGCCAGCCGTACGCGCCACCTTCACAATCTCCCTACTAACAACTCCGTCCCGCACAAAGCATCTTCGCTAGCCAAAATCCTATTTGTCTCGGGACTCAGTTGTATTCGAAAGCGCTTCTTGGAGGCGTGGCGGTCGTCCAAACTGACTCGCAAGAAGGTGCAGCATCCACTGCCGATGCTTCGTCAGGTACGCGGAAAACCGTTCTGGATGGGCGGGATCGAAGACCGGTTCCTTCCAGTCGAACGTTGCGGGACGATAATTTTGATCGATAACGGCGGCTGGATCATGCGGCAGATCTACATTCCTGCCTAGATATTGATTCCCTTCAAACTGTATGTCTGTAGCGCCGCCCCACCCTGGATCAATCTCATATGTCCCGTCCGGGTTATGTTTCACTTCATGGCCATAGTGGCCTGTCCCCGCGACATCGAATAGATTTCCCCGGAAAATTGCGCCTTTTGACCACCCATCCCAACTGCTCACCAGGAGCACTTGCACGTCATCCTGCAGCCCTATATAAATCGCATTGTTCTCGACGGTTGTCTGATCGGCTCCACTTAAATTGAAGATTCGTGTGTGATCATTCCGGCTGATGTTGTATTTGATTACGGTGCCGGTATTGCCGAAATTTTCCGCAGGGTTGCGCTTGCCGGGCGTGCAAATCAGCATGAATCCGCCCTCGTTGTCGTGGCTATAGTTATAAAGGAAGTGCGTATTTCTCGAGTTGAAGTCTGAGTCGAATCCCTCTCCGTCGCGAGTCGTGTGCGTGAATGCGGCCTCATTTAACTGGAAGAGTGAGTTGTCCGTGCTCCACGGCCAGATTCCAGCGTTATAACTCCCCGCGCGCCTGTTGCAGTGCAATACGATGTTATGCTCTATCAGCGCGCCATCGGTTGCCCAGGGAACGATGCCGTCACCACCGATATCTTCGGCGTAGTTATCGCGAATTACGACGTGCAGGCTTGGATACCACCTGGTTCGCGGCGTCTCCGTGCTCTGTCCCGCAATGGCGGAACGGTCAACCTTCCAAACAATGTTCCGTTCAATCGTCAAGCCATCGAATCTACTTGGAACCTTGTCGCCAATGGTGCGAAAGAGAATGCCCCCGTTTTCTTTGCGTTCATTTGTCCCGTTCACATCGTGGATATAGAGATCGGCAACTACGAGATGATGAGCTGTTCCAAAGTTCGTGACTGCGATCAGTACACCTCGCCTGAGGCTTGGCTCTGCTCCATGGTTGGTGATCTCAAGATGCCGCACTTCCACTTCTTCAACGTTTTCAAGATGGACAACATCTTCCACCGCGCCATTCCCGTCGATGCGCGGAAGTGGTCCGTCTCCATAACGATCGATGACGATAGGCGCCCCATCTACTCCCGAACTCGACAACGCCAGCTGCCCTTCCCAGCGTGAGCCGCTACGAAACAGAATATGGTCTCCTTGCCCGAAGTGATTTTCGTTCACTTTTTGCAGAGACTTCCATGAAGTGGCTGGCGACGTGCCTGCATTCGAATCGTTGCCGCGGAGCGAGTCCACATAAAAAGTAGTCGCGCGTAACGAGATTGGCGCAGCAAGGGATAGTCCTACCAGGAGCAGGACGAGCGATCTGTTCACAGTGAGCCTCCTCGGCTTTTATCTATTGAGCTGCTGGCGAAGCTGACCGCAAAGCGGCTTTCGCAAGAGAGGAAAAGTCACTGAGCTGCCAACGATCTCTCCATCGAATCGCGAGTCCCTCGGAAGTGAATTCGACAGGCAACCACAGATAGCGCCCGTCGATTGCGTTGTCGGGATTCCAACGATCGGCGACGAAGATAAACTCGCCAGCTTTTCCGTGCACAGGCAGCATATAAGTTCCCTGAGCAAGAAATGTCTTGTCCGCGTTCGGACCGATTGATGGATTGCCCAACGGCGTCCACGGACCCCATATCGAATCGGCTATAGCCGCATAGGCCGCATTCGGCGCCCAGCCTGTGCAATGAGAAGCGACAAAGTAGTACTTGTTTCCATACTTAAGAATGGTTGGCGCTTCAAGCTTTTCGCCGATGAAGACTCTCCTCCAGCGACCGCTGGTTGAGAGATAGTCTTCGCTCAATTCCGAAAGATGCATCGTTTGATTCTCTTCCGAAGCAGTGAGAAGATACGCCTTTCCATCTTCATCCTGAAAGAGCGTCATATCACGTGACATTTCATTATCTGGACGAAAACTCTTCAGATAATGGAATGGTCCAATCGGCTTGCTGCTGACGGCGATGCCAACGCGGGCTGCACGGTAACCCTGCCCCTTCAGTTCAAGGTGGAACCACATCACATATTGTTTTGTGCGCGCATTATAGAGAACCTTCGGGCGCTCGAGGACGGAGCCCGCCACGATGTCGCTGGACTGATCGTCAGAGACGCGAAGCGCAATGCCTTCGTTCTTCCAGTGATATAGATCACGCGAGGAATAACATGAGAACCCGACGTTGGCTACATTGCCGCCGCGACCCGCTGTCTTGAATTCTCCGTACCAGTAATATTTCCCATCACGATAGAGAAATCCCGCTCCGTGCGCATTGATTGCGACACCTTGCGAGTCAAGCCATACTGCCCCGGGAGCGAAAGAATCTTCGGCAAATAAGGATTGCACTGCAAGAACAATTAAAAGCGATAGAGTAAGGCAGGCGAGTTGAATTATTTGGAATGATTTACGCATAGCGATTCTCGAGACCTTATGTGGAATGTTCAACGAAAGCGTGCTCCGGCACAGACGATGATGCACGGAGACCAACCTGCAACCGAAATGCGGCGATCTGAATCGACCGCCGCCACTGATTCCGGTTAACTACCATTCGAACCGAGCGCCAACTTGGCCAGTGCGATTTCCCGACACACCATTGACATGTCCGAAATAGCCGCTGCCAAAGGTCGTGTTTGGGTTGTTCCAATAGTGCCGATTGAAGACGTCGAAGAACTCAGCGCGCAGTGTGACGACATAGCGCCCGTCTGAACCAAAATGAGTCTTCTTCAACAGGCTCGCATTCTCTTGCGGCGCCGCCCAACCGCGCCAATTACTGAATAGCGTGGGACTGTTGCCGAGTTGGCCAAAGGTTGGATTGGAGAAGTTACTCGGGTCCACGAAAAGACTACTGGGATCGGGGGCCTCTCCGGCAATCGAAGGATTCCACGCTGGATTATAACTCTTGAATTGGTTTTTGAAGTTGGGATGCGAAGCCACGTTGGTGTATACCGCGCTCCATCCCGGATAGTAATTCATGGAGCCCACCGCCCCCAATTGACCAGCATTGCCATAGGAAACGATTGTTCCCGCAGTCCAGCCGCCAACTGCATAATTGAGCACTCGGGACTCGGAGAGGAACTTGCGTCCCTGGCCAAATGGCAGACCGTAGCTGAGATAACCTTTCACCGTATCGTTGGTGTGCGCATAACCGGCCTCATGCTTGTACTGATACGGATCCTGCCACCAGTAATTGTACGTCCAGGTATCGGTCAGCGCCGAGCCTGTATTGCCCGTCGATCGCGACCAGTTATAGCTCATGTCCAGATTGAGCGCGCCGCGCTGCTTGCTTCCTTCTACCGTGATGGCGTTATACCCTGACTGGCCAAGCGGCGAGTTGGTAAAAAAGACTCCGCCGCAATAGCAGGCCTGGACTTGCGGGTACGGATTGATGGCGAAGTACGCCTCCCCTGAAAAACCGGGATAAGGATACGGCACGCCCGCGCTTGCCGCCGAACTGGCGCTCGACACCCAGTCCCAGATGTTACCCGAGTTCAGCAGCTTCTGATAAGTGCTCCATGTCGGAAAGTTAGTCGGATTCAACGCTCCATCATGCAGGTTTCGGCCAGTGTTGCCAAGATAGCTGACTTCCACCTTTGCATCTCCGGGAAGTTGATATTGCAGCCCGGCATACCAGTTCTCCGTAAGTCCTAGCTGTCGGCTATGAGGATCGATGCTGGCCGGACCCCAACTCGTCTGAAGTGCAGCAGAAGTAGGATCAGCGCCGGTTGGAGGAGTATTGATGCCAGGGTATGGGCTCTTGTCCCATTGAAATGCCGGCGCTTGAGCCGACACCTCGAGCACTTGATTGAGACCGGTAAAGCCTACCGCAGACCCATACGGCACACCCGAGTATCCGTTCCACCCAAGTGGAACATAGTTGACCCCGAGTGAGCCGCGAGCCACCATCTTGCTGGTAACTTGATAAGACGCACCAAGCTTCGGAGCAAACTGATGCCAGTCGGTATAAGTTTCGAAGCTCCCGTTGGGATTGCTGAGCCATGTGTAGGCTCCAGGAATGCCTCCAAACACTTGATTGGGAGCGTTCACATTAAAGTCTGACCAGGTGCCGCCCAATACATGCAACGGTCGCGTCAGTTCCCAGCGCAAGTCGGCGCTAAGTGTAAGCCGTGAATTGATCCGAATATCATCCTGACCGAAAAACGCTACTTCCTTGCGGCGGCTGTCGAGATTGAAGGGGACTTGCTGGTTGGCGCTCTGCACCTGGCCGAGCATCAGGTTCGCAAAAGCGGAGCCCACATAAGGCTGAACACTGGTATTCGTCGGAGCGAAGGTGTTGTTGGAATAGTTGAACT is drawn from Acidicapsa acidisoli and contains these coding sequences:
- a CDS encoding right-handed parallel beta-helix repeat-containing protein, with product MNRSLVLLLVGLSLAAPISLRATTFYVDSLRGNDSNAGTSPATSWKSLQKVNENHFGQGDHILFRSGSRWEGQLALSSSGVDGAPIVIDRYGDGPLPRIDGNGAVEDVVHLENVEEVEVRHLEITNHGAEPSLRRGVLIAVTNFGTAHHLVVADLYIHDVNGTNERKENGGILFRTIGDKVPSRFDGLTIERNIVWKVDRSAIAGQSTETPRTRWYPSLHVVIRDNYAEDIGGDGIVPWATDGALIEHNIVLHCNRRAGSYNAGIWPWSTDNSLFQLNEAAFTHTTRDGEGFDSDFNSRNTHFLYNYSHDNEGGFMLICTPGKRNPAENFGNTGTVIKYNISRNDHTRIFNLSGADQTTVENNAIYIGLQDDVQVLLVSSWDGWSKGAIFRGNLFDVAGTGHYGHEVKHNPDGTYEIDPGWGGATDIQFEGNQYLGRNVDLPHDPAAVIDQNYRPATFDWKEPVFDPAHPERFSAYLTKHRQWMLHLLASQFGRPPRLQEALSNTTESRDK
- a CDS encoding glycoside hydrolase family 43 protein; the encoded protein is MRKSFQIIQLACLTLSLLIVLAVQSLFAEDSFAPGAVWLDSQGVAINAHGAGFLYRDGKYYWYGEFKTAGRGGNVANVGFSCYSSRDLYHWKNEGIALRVSDDQSSDIVAGSVLERPKVLYNARTKQYVMWFHLELKGQGYRAARVGIAVSSKPIGPFHYLKSFRPDNEMSRDMTLFQDEDGKAYLLTASEENQTMHLSELSEDYLSTSGRWRRVFIGEKLEAPTILKYGNKYYFVASHCTGWAPNAAYAAIADSIWGPWTPLGNPSIGPNADKTFLAQGTYMLPVHGKAGEFIFVADRWNPDNAIDGRYLWLPVEFTSEGLAIRWRDRWQLSDFSSLAKAALRSASPAAQ
- a CDS encoding sensor histidine kinase; the encoded protein is MDEATRPAPSDNLHALAADLAPRSPGIGTYLLLVFAMALVTILVTGLSLLLIRHELHQEVSENLSQDLTHSVTTFEDMQGERISALDRENALLANLPTLKALMTSRDDLTIQDGAVEFWNTSGNDLFALADSSGRVIAAYTRGSSSDAALRQGLSSLLTAPGKHYLIDGNSLYACSVRPLFFGSEETGTLLGYVISGASIERTVRQISSPTGVEAAFLSGGQVVASTLDPATLTDVVRQPGLLGGKPGAPATVESGSTHYLAAAQDLSSSATAPLQLVVLKSFAPAERSINHIDRMILSVGALALLCGAALMIVLSRILTRPLEQLSRSVRAFAIGNGNYRIPRYGTREVRQLSTAFSAMRHEIQDANQARLEAERLATIGRMASSISHDFRHYLASIYANAEFLLTSRISEPERAEIFDEIRIAVLGATEMIESLLIFSRTGQKISRSSESVSKILEQAIALVRAHPDSDGVRIVSRSDDATQTYAMIDGKQIERGIFNLLLNACQSTRLNGETPTVTVILQAEETQVILRIADNGEGVPESIRGNLFEPFVSVGKHKGTGLGLTLTACIAAEHGGDIVLLSSRPGETVFQMRIARDPQLSSADVSSDTEQHERMMSHETT
- a CDS encoding cupredoxin domain-containing protein, whose translation is MNNARYLRYARSLCWFLCASLCPATAMEAHSRPAGEQGAEIRLHLTWPHTTVHHAVPAVLWLEPLAGTPAVPFISSEHYTLAQKNRMFLPHLLVVPVGAVVQFPNKDPFFHNVFSLFDGKRFDLGLYEAGSSKSVNFSREGVSYIFCNIHPEMSAVVVALSNSLYAVADHNDTFLLTGIPSGDYRLHLWIEGIRLSALDALSRPVHITTGIVDLGELNIPVSSPQEKGHTNKFGQPYAPPSQSPY